In the Podospora pseudocomata strain CBS 415.72m chromosome 5, whole genome shotgun sequence genome, one interval contains:
- a CDS encoding hypothetical protein (EggNog:ENOG503NZRH; COG:I) has protein sequence MAFPRRPSAFLRYLIPAALILCVFYVLTGQPGSDFASPQNFRRPWAGLGAQKHPIEYLIDSAEKEFANKISRQSHTIAEAAAAYRQRRGRHPPPGFDKWFKFAQEKNAVIVEDFWDQIYHDLEPFWALEAQRIRKDAWDFEMRIEVRDGKASSGSDWFWTKIWLKMIGTVEGLLPDMDIALNAMDEPRLVVPWEEIDELVGRAGQDKRMVRAEEVVTEFEKLAKPGEGPEKDFETPKKVWEGNKHYWLIARRGCPPTSLARQSPVITDFNRTPLIKSSFALPHMTEGYVSNYTLSTDFCHQSDLQALEGVFVEPLSVSATKTLFPMFGGSKLAVNNEILLPAPMYWNEEERFMGSQGADIPWEEKEDAVIWRGVATGGKNKEDNWRSFQRHRFVAMNNGSKITLAEQRQLEPVNFALPPKAYGLKAQKRGKLGEWVASWSNVQFIDLMCGIKGQGVRCNYTDQHFEVTKGMPMAEQFRNKYLPDIDGNSFSGRYLGFLRSTSLPIKATLWREWHDSRLVAWKHFVPMDSRFGDWYGIMEFFLGVDGTGRDEVARKIAMEGKEWAERVLRKEDMQVYVLRLLLEYARVSDPRRGEMGWVGDLLGGEGTKGRDNELVKDGEGEVGSAAGEA, from the exons ATGGCCTTCCCCCGTCGACCCTCAGCCTTCCTCCGCTACCTCATCCCCGCAGCTCTCATCCTCTGCGTGTTCTACGTTTTGACGGGACAGCCGGGCTCAGACTTTgcctccccccaaaacttCCGTCGTCCCTGGGCCGGCTTAGGAGCCCAAAAACATCCAATCGAATACCTCATCGACTCGGCTGAAAAAGAGTTTGCAAACAAGATCTCCCGACAAAGCCACACCATCGCcgaagcagcagctgccTACCGCCAACGTAGAGGCCGGCACCCTCCGCCCGGGTTTGACAAGTGGTTTAAGTTTGCGCAGGAAAAAAATGCGGTTATTGTGGAAGATTTCTGGGATCAGATATACCATGACTTGGAACCGTTTTGGGCGTTGGAGGCGCAGAGGATAAGGAAAGACGCGTGGGATTTTGAGATGAGGATTGAGGTTAGGGATGGGAAGGCGAGTAGTGGGAGTGATTGGTTCTGGACAAAGATTTGGTTGAAGATGATTGGGactgtggaggggttgttgccTGATATGGATATTGCGCTTAATGCGATGGATGAGCCGAGGTTGGTTGTGCCTtgggaggagattgatgagTTGGTTGGGAGGGCGGGGCAAGATAAAAGGATGgtgagggcggaggaggtggtgaccGAGTTTGAGAAGTTGGCTAagccgggggaggggccgGAGAAGGATTTTGAGACGCCGAAgaaggtttgggaggggaatA AACACTACTGGTTGATCGCCCGCCGCGGGTGCCCGCCTACTTCCCTTGCGCGACAGTCGCCTGTTATTACTGACTTTAACCGCACCCCGTTGATCAAGTCGTCCTTTGCGCTGCCTCACATGACGGAGGGTTATGTCTCCAACTATACCTTGTCGACCGACTTTTGCCATCAATCGGACCTCCAAGCCCTCGAGGGCGTCTTTGTCGAGCCCCTCTCCGTTTCGGCGACAAAAACGCTCTTTCCCATGTTTGGCGGCTCCAAACTGGCTGTCAACAACGAGATCCTCCTCCCTGCACCAATGTACTGGAACGAAGAGGAGCGCTTCATGGGCTCCCAGGGGGCGGATATCCCgtgggaagaaaaagaagacgcGGTCATCTGGCGCGGTGTGGCTACCGGCGGAAAGAACAAGGAGGACAACTGGCGCTCGTTTCAACGTCACAGATTTGTGGCCATGAATAATGGGTCCAAGATTACGCTCGCGGAGCAGAGGCAGCTCGAGCCGGTGAACTTTGCGCTGCCCCCTAAAGCGTACGGGTTGAAGGCGCAGAAGAGGGGAAAAttgggggagtgggtggcGAGCTGGTCGAACGTGCAGTTTATTGACCTCATGTGTGGGATTAAGGGCCAGGGCGTGAGGTGCAATTACACGGATCAGCACTTTGAGGTTACAAAGGGGATGCCGATGGCGGAGCAGTTTAGGAATAAATATCTGCCTGACATTGACGGGAACTCGTTTAGCGGGAGGTATCTGGGTTTTCTGAGGAGCACGAGCCTGCCGATCAAGGCTACGCTGTGGAGGGAGTGGCACGATTCGAGGCTGGTGGCCTGGAAGCATTTTGTGCCGATGGATAGCCGGTTTGGGGATTGGTATGGGATAATGGAGtttttcttgggggttgatgggacggggagggatgaggtggcgaggaagattgcgatggaggggaaggagtgggcggagagggtgctgaggaaggaggatATGCAGGTTTATGTGctgaggttgctgttggagTATGCGAGGGTTAGTGATCCGAGgcggggggagatggggtgggtgggggatttgcttgggggggaggggacgaaggggagggatAATGAACTGGTtaaggatggggagggggaggtggggagtGCGGCTGGGGAGGCTTGA